The genomic DNA ATCGCTCCGCTTCAGAAAGCCGGCGTCGAGACACATCTCACACTCGGCAACCATGATCATCGCAATGTCTTTTACGAGATACTTAAAGAGCAGCGGCCGGAGATGCCCCCTGTGAAGTCGCGACATATCGCTGTCGTCGAAACGCAGCACGCCAACTTCTTTTTGCTCGACTCGTTACAAAAGACGATGGTAACTCAGGGAACAATCGGGACTCAGCAATTGGAATGGCTCGCGTCAGCACTCGATGGATTGCAAGCGAAGCCAGCAATTATTGTGGCTCATCATAATCCGCGACTGGGTGGTGATCCGTTACACTTCCCCGGCGGACTGATTGACTCGCAGGAATTGTGGAATGTCATTGGGCCACGCAAATGGGTCAAGGCCTACATTCATGGCCACATCCATGATCGCAGCTATGCCGAACATCAAGGCATCCACATTCTGAATACTCCGGCCACGTCATATGTCGCCGATCCGAAGAAATCGACGACTGGTTGGACGACTGCAAAACTGACTCCCAACGGGGGCACGCTCACCACATACACCACCGATGCCCAACACCCATGGAATGGTGAATCGAAAACGCTGACTTGGCGGACGGCGTAACAGGAAATCAT from Thalassoglobus polymorphus includes the following:
- a CDS encoding metallophosphoesterase family protein → MGLRAGIDDEAKMMVCSPFKRPRDVLHKKADVLPIHLTTLNRRRFLQAAGASILLYGNNAPASEAVDSDLVYLLNDTHIGEKHPENSAVPTHLRQVVTELVNRPTKPACVLINGDLALKDGQPGDYRHFAKLIAPLQKAGVETHLTLGNHDHRNVFYEILKEQRPEMPPVKSRHIAVVETQHANFFLLDSLQKTMVTQGTIGTQQLEWLASALDGLQAKPAIIVAHHNPRLGGDPLHFPGGLIDSQELWNVIGPRKWVKAYIHGHIHDRSYAEHQGIHILNTPATSYVADPKKSTTGWTTAKLTPNGGTLTTYTTDAQHPWNGESKTLTWRTA